The following are from one region of the Lentimicrobiaceae bacterium genome:
- a CDS encoding saccharopine dehydrogenase NADP-binding domain-containing protein yields the protein MEKILILGAGLVARPLIRHLLGKGYRLTVADILQHKAAELIENHPNAVAIALNVHDESALGECIEQHDLVVSLLPYMFHVQVARLCVALRRNMVTTSYVKPEMEALDIPAKEAGIVILNEMGLDPGIDHMSAMRVIDHIHARGGKVEEFYSVCGALPAPEAATNPFRYKFSWSPKGVVMAGNNDARFLKNGGEVLVPTAQLFRNPLTINFSSVGNLDIYPNRDSISYISIYGIPEVKNMMRGTFRFPGWCEIMDALKRLNLISYDKIDLTDLTFAQLVARQIGAENEGNIKAMVAGYLSVPEDSVAIQAMEWLGLFENKPMLRNVDSAFEVTSDLMIDKMQLETFERDMVVMQHTFVAAYANGSKEVIRSRMLDYGSPATDTSIARTVALPAAIAAEMILKGEITVKGVFRPVIPEIYQPVLSELEKLNISMREEFGLPLSENIV from the coding sequence ATGGAAAAGATATTAATTCTTGGTGCCGGGCTTGTGGCCAGGCCTCTTATCAGGCATTTGCTCGGAAAAGGATACCGATTGACTGTGGCTGATATTTTGCAACATAAAGCTGCTGAACTTATTGAAAATCATCCAAATGCAGTGGCTATTGCCTTAAATGTGCATGATGAATCCGCACTTGGCGAATGTATTGAACAACATGATTTGGTCGTAAGTTTGCTGCCCTATATGTTTCATGTTCAGGTAGCCAGACTTTGTGTGGCCCTTCGCCGTAACATGGTTACCACCTCGTATGTAAAACCTGAAATGGAGGCGCTTGATATTCCTGCCAAAGAAGCGGGTATTGTTATATTGAACGAAATGGGGCTCGACCCGGGAATTGATCATATGTCGGCGATGAGGGTTATTGATCATATTCATGCAAGAGGTGGAAAAGTTGAAGAGTTTTATAGTGTTTGTGGCGCATTGCCTGCGCCGGAAGCGGCTACAAATCCATTCAGGTATAAGTTTTCGTGGAGCCCTAAAGGGGTTGTTATGGCGGGTAATAATGATGCAAGGTTTCTGAAAAATGGCGGGGAAGTTCTTGTTCCGACAGCCCAGTTGTTCAGAAATCCCCTGACTATCAACTTTAGCAGTGTGGGCAATCTTGATATTTATCCTAACCGTGACTCCATTTCATATATCAGCATTTATGGAATTCCGGAAGTTAAGAACATGATGCGCGGAACATTCAGGTTTCCTGGCTGGTGCGAAATTATGGATGCCTTAAAACGTTTAAACCTGATTTCATACGATAAGATTGATTTAACTGATCTTACCTTTGCTCAACTTGTGGCTCGCCAGATAGGTGCTGAAAATGAGGGGAATATAAAAGCAATGGTGGCCGGATATCTGAGTGTGCCTGAAGATTCAGTTGCTATTCAAGCGATGGAATGGTTGGGGCTTTTTGAAAACAAGCCTATGCTCAGAAATGTTGATTCTGCATTTGAGGTAACCAGTGATTTGATGATTGACAAAATGCAACTTGAGACCTTTGAGCGCGACATGGTGGTTATGCAGCATACTTTTGTGGCTGCTTATGCCAATGGTTCAAAAGAAGTAATACGTTCAAGAATGCTTGATTATGGCTCGCCAGCCACTGATACGTCCATCGCCCGCACAGTTGCTTTGCCCGCTGCCATCGCTGCTGAAATGATTCTTAAAGGAGAAATAACTGTTAAGGGTGTTTTCAGGCCTGTTATCCCCGAAATTTATCAACCTGTTCTGAGTGAGCTTGAAAAGCTCAATATAAGCATGCGGGAGGAGTTTGGATTGCCTTTAAGTGAAAATATTGTATAG
- a CDS encoding TerB family tellurite resistance protein, with translation MAFTRFGKWIGGGLGWALGGPIGGILGFVFGSMFDSMQSGDYEHKGFTPTQEGDFKVSLLVMIAAIMKADGKILKSELSFVKQFLLAQFGETEAERLLLLLREILRQELEVDEICEQIQENMEYPSRLQLVHFLFGVASADGEPHPAEAEVLKRMCLHMGIRQNDFNSIQAMFIKDTTSAYKILEITPDATDEEVKKAYRKMALKYHPDKVTHLGEDVQKAAKEKFQQLNAAYNEIKQQRGFN, from the coding sequence ATGGCTTTTACAAGATTTGGCAAATGGATTGGTGGCGGTCTGGGCTGGGCGCTTGGCGGACCAATAGGAGGTATTCTGGGCTTTGTTTTTGGTTCGATGTTCGATAGTATGCAAAGTGGGGATTATGAGCATAAAGGATTTACTCCCACGCAGGAAGGCGACTTCAAGGTGAGCCTTTTGGTGATGATTGCAGCCATCATGAAAGCCGATGGAAAAATCCTGAAATCAGAGTTGTCTTTTGTAAAACAGTTTTTACTTGCCCAGTTTGGTGAAACAGAAGCTGAGCGTTTGCTATTGCTTTTGCGCGAAATTCTGAGGCAGGAACTTGAAGTGGATGAAATTTGCGAACAGATACAGGAAAATATGGAGTATCCATCGCGTTTACAATTGGTGCATTTTCTTTTTGGTGTTGCCTCTGCCGATGGAGAGCCGCATCCGGCTGAAGCCGAAGTACTCAAAAGGATGTGTTTGCATATGGGTATCAGGCAAAATGACTTTAATTCCATTCAGGCCATGTTCATCAAGGATACTACCAGTGCTTACAAAATCCTTGAAATTACACCAGATGCCACTGATGAAGAAGTAAAAAAAGCATATCGCAAAATGGCGTTAAAATATCATCCCGACAAGGTAACACACCTTGGAGAAGATGTGCAGAAGGCGGCCAAAGAGAAGTTTCAACAGTTGAATGCAGCATACAATGAAATCAAGCAACAGAGAGGATTTAACTAA
- a CDS encoding YkgJ family cysteine cluster protein has protein sequence MKSSNREDLTKLSVKLSDIPRPGELKSLVAVNRKLLEKTTQKLAKFNPRELDKVVHSLHHDAFEVFDCLLCANCCRSISPAMSHNDVAQLSLKLKMRPSEIVTRHLQMDEDGDYVFTSAPCPFIDGENYCHVYSHRPRACSEYPHTNRARFYQLLKLSLKNAEICPVVYAILMKLS, from the coding sequence ATGAAATCAAGCAACAGAGAGGATTTAACTAAACTGTCTGTTAAGCTAAGTGATATTCCGCGGCCCGGCGAACTTAAATCACTTGTGGCGGTTAACCGGAAGTTGCTTGAAAAAACCACGCAGAAACTTGCTAAGTTTAATCCACGCGAACTTGATAAAGTTGTGCATTCTTTGCATCATGATGCCTTTGAAGTTTTTGACTGCCTCTTATGTGCTAACTGTTGCCGGAGTATCAGTCCGGCTATGAGTCACAATGATGTGGCGCAACTTTCGCTGAAACTTAAAATGAGGCCTTCGGAGATTGTTACCAGGCACTTGCAGATGGATGAAGATGGCGATTATGTGTTTACTTCTGCTCCGTGCCCTTTTATTGATGGGGAGAATTATTGCCATGTATACAGTCATCGTCCCAGGGCATGCAGTGAATACCCGCACACCAACCGGGCCCGGTTCTATCAACTGTTAAAGCTGTCATTGAAAAATGCTGAAATTTGTCCGGTGGTTTATGCTATTCTGATGAAACTGAGCTAA
- a CDS encoding class I SAM-dependent methyltransferase: MIKSLSPANWIDYELIDTGNFEKLERFGNQVVTRPEPQAVWDKSLTDAEWQKRSQAIFRKEKNDPEKGKWFLNKGCREQWHIDYKYKSMKLKLRLGLTSFRHIGVFPEQGDNWDFIYDRIKTMKMERPRVLNLFAYTGGASLAACAAGADVSHVDSVKPVITWARENMESSGLDNIRWIVEDALKFVKREVRRGSKYSGIILDPPAYGRGADGEKWVLEENINEMIKLCSELLEPKENFLIMSLYSMGFSSMIGENLIKSAFGNQPNLESGELFLQDNFGKKLPLGTIVRFSNP, from the coding sequence ATGATTAAATCACTAAGTCCCGCTAACTGGATTGACTACGAACTGATTGACACAGGGAACTTTGAGAAACTGGAACGTTTCGGGAATCAAGTGGTTACCCGCCCCGAACCTCAGGCTGTTTGGGACAAGTCCTTGACTGATGCAGAATGGCAAAAACGCTCACAGGCCATTTTTCGCAAGGAAAAAAACGATCCGGAAAAAGGGAAGTGGTTTTTAAACAAAGGTTGCAGGGAACAATGGCACATCGATTATAAATACAAATCGATGAAGTTAAAGTTGCGACTGGGGCTAACCAGTTTCAGACATATTGGTGTATTTCCGGAGCAGGGTGATAACTGGGATTTTATATACGACCGCATCAAAACGATGAAAATGGAACGGCCCAGAGTGCTCAATCTATTTGCTTATACAGGCGGCGCTTCTTTGGCAGCCTGTGCCGCCGGAGCCGATGTTTCACATGTTGATTCAGTGAAACCTGTGATAACCTGGGCTCGCGAGAACATGGAATCGAGCGGGCTTGACAACATCCGGTGGATTGTTGAGGATGCACTTAAATTTGTCAAAAGGGAAGTTCGCAGGGGCAGCAAATACAGCGGTATTATTCTTGACCCTCCAGCTTACGGCCGTGGTGCAGATGGCGAAAAATGGGTCCTGGAGGAAAATATCAACGAAATGATTAAGCTTTGCAGCGAACTGCTTGAACCCAAAGAAAATTTCCTGATTATGAGCCTCTATTCCATGGGCTTTTCATCCATGATTGGTGAAAACCTGATTAAGTCAGCCTTTGGTAATCAACCCAACCTGGAGTCGGGCGAACTTTTTTTACAGGACAACTTTGGTAAAAAACTACCATTGGGAACAATCGTAAGATTTAGCAATCCCTGA
- a CDS encoding RNA methyltransferase, with translation MADPITSVQNPRIKNLVLLQQKSRERRRQNRVVVEGLRETAIAVANGFNICEFYVCPEIADVHDYKKVAGEAPVTVVSQNVFEKLAYREGSDGCIALLEPRWLKLEDVKLRNNPLVIILEAVEKPGNLGAILRTADAADVDAVIVCDPLTDIYNPNVIRSGVGCVFSRQVVACSTDEAQKWLKDKEIKSYAAELKASAPYHQFNYQNPTAFVMGTEADGLTAKWIDFCDKRVIIPMLGSIDSLNVSVSTAVLVFEAMRQREFHVI, from the coding sequence ATGGCCGACCCGATTACCAGTGTTCAAAACCCGAGAATCAAAAATCTTGTGCTTTTACAGCAGAAATCGCGCGAAAGACGCAGGCAGAACCGGGTTGTGGTGGAAGGTTTGCGTGAAACTGCCATAGCAGTAGCCAACGGCTTTAATATTTGCGAATTTTATGTCTGTCCTGAGATTGCAGATGTTCACGATTACAAAAAGGTAGCAGGGGAGGCCCCGGTTACTGTTGTTAGCCAGAATGTATTTGAGAAACTGGCTTACCGCGAAGGCTCGGATGGATGCATTGCCTTGCTCGAACCCCGTTGGTTAAAGCTTGAAGATGTGAAACTGCGCAACAATCCACTTGTAATCATTCTCGAAGCCGTTGAAAAGCCTGGTAACCTTGGTGCTATTTTGCGCACTGCAGATGCGGCTGATGTGGATGCTGTGATTGTATGTGATCCGTTAACAGATATTTATAATCCGAATGTTATACGTTCGGGTGTTGGATGCGTTTTTTCGCGGCAGGTGGTGGCCTGTTCTACTGATGAGGCACAGAAGTGGCTCAAAGATAAGGAGATAAAAAGTTATGCGGCCGAACTGAAAGCTTCTGCTCCCTATCATCAGTTTAATTATCAGAACCCAACCGCTTTTGTGATGGGAACTGAAGCCGACGGCCTTACAGCAAAATGGATTGATTTCTGCGATAAGCGTGTCATTATTCCCATGCTCGGCAGTATCGATTCGCTAAATGTATCCGTTTCAACGGCCGTGCTTGTGTTTGAAGCAATGAGGCAGCGCGAATTCCACGTTATTTAA
- a CDS encoding cupin → MSKIIEAPSIIKAAGNKEKRIEEYIGRVNSGNTEVSIARMLSEAGWTEPGQCPGFAEYTIVLRGTLQVTTKKEVLEVKAGQAFVAEPNEWIQYSTPFEGGAEYIAVCLPAFSPDGVHRDE, encoded by the coding sequence ATGTCCAAAATCATTGAAGCACCCTCTATCATTAAAGCTGCCGGCAACAAGGAAAAACGTATTGAAGAATATATTGGCCGTGTAAACAGCGGCAACACTGAAGTGAGCATTGCCCGTATGCTAAGCGAAGCAGGCTGGACAGAACCGGGGCAGTGTCCCGGGTTTGCCGAATACACAATAGTGCTCAGGGGTACTTTGCAGGTTACAACCAAAAAAGAAGTGCTTGAAGTAAAAGCAGGGCAGGCTTTTGTTGCAGAGCCCAACGAATGGATTCAGTACAGCACTCCTTTCGAAGGTGGCGCAGAGTACATCGCAGTTTGCCTGCCCGCCTTCTCGCCCGATGGTGTTCACCGGGACGAATAA
- a CDS encoding carbonic anhydrase, with protein sequence MPDFNKGVIQFRQNDFEANRQHFEEIGRQQSPHTLFIGCSDSRVVPSLITQTMPGELFIIRNIANLVPMYRESGEFLATTSAIEYAVKILNISNIIICGHSNCGGCAALYESTERLSTIPHTRRWLELAMPVKEKVLKVIGNTDHAAREWLTEQMNVVEQLGHLMTYPYIKDRVEQGTLKLIGWHYMIHTGNIYEYHQDSGQFELIDQ encoded by the coding sequence ATGCCTGATTTTAATAAAGGAGTGATTCAGTTCCGTCAAAACGATTTTGAAGCCAACCGCCAGCATTTTGAGGAAATAGGACGGCAACAAAGTCCTCATACGCTTTTCATAGGATGTTCTGACTCCAGAGTAGTGCCATCGCTTATTACCCAAACAATGCCTGGCGAATTGTTTATCATCCGGAATATTGCCAATCTGGTGCCGATGTATCGGGAGTCTGGCGAGTTTCTGGCAACAACTTCAGCCATTGAATATGCCGTTAAAATACTCAACATCAGCAATATTATCATTTGCGGGCACTCCAACTGCGGAGGATGTGCCGCCCTTTATGAGTCAACTGAGCGGCTTTCAACCATTCCCCATACGCGGCGCTGGCTCGAGTTAGCCATGCCGGTAAAAGAAAAAGTATTGAAAGTAATAGGCAACACCGATCATGCAGCCCGCGAATGGCTTACCGAGCAAATGAATGTAGTGGAGCAATTGGGGCATCTGATGACCTATCCTTATATCAAAGACCGTGTTGAACAGGGCACTTTAAAACTTATTGGCTGGCACTACATGATTCATACAGGAAATATTTATGAATACCATCAGGACTCAGGGCAGTTTGAACTTATTGACCAATAA
- a CDS encoding prohibitin family protein, producing the protein MVAIVLGIIVLLVGFILGGVDSPIKRYVGTVKVIGIVLLVLGAAFSAVYQIEPGQVGVQKLFGKVSDNTLESGLNIINPLVKVVPFDIRTQNYTMSGVNDEGDKSGDDAIRVLSADGLEVVIDLTVLYKVVPSETPRILRELGVDYRNTIVRPLCRTKIRDNAVYYDAVALYSTKRDEFQSRIFKSIETDFKMRGLILEQLLVRNITLPESVKTTIESKINAEQEAQKMTFVLQKEKQEAERKRVEAQGIADYQRILSTGLSDKLLQYEMIKAIATSPNAKLIFMDAKKPGSVIIDGK; encoded by the coding sequence ATGGTCGCTATTGTATTGGGGATTATTGTTCTTTTGGTAGGTTTTATTCTTGGAGGGGTTGATTCTCCTATAAAACGCTATGTAGGCACTGTAAAAGTCATTGGAATTGTTCTTTTGGTGCTTGGAGCAGCTTTTTCAGCTGTTTATCAGATTGAACCCGGGCAGGTGGGAGTACAAAAACTGTTTGGAAAAGTAAGTGATAATACGCTTGAAAGCGGACTGAATATTATAAATCCACTGGTGAAAGTTGTGCCGTTTGATATCAGGACACAAAACTATACCATGTCAGGCGTCAACGACGAGGGCGATAAATCAGGCGACGATGCCATCAGGGTGCTTTCTGCTGACGGACTAGAGGTGGTGATTGACCTTACTGTTCTTTATAAAGTTGTTCCTTCGGAAACGCCGCGTATTCTCAGGGAACTGGGCGTTGACTACAGGAATACTATTGTAAGGCCGTTGTGCCGTACCAAAATCAGGGATAATGCTGTGTATTATGATGCTGTTGCGCTCTATTCAACCAAACGCGACGAGTTTCAGAGCAGGATTTTTAAATCTATTGAGACTGATTTTAAGATGCGGGGACTGATTCTTGAGCAATTGCTCGTTCGTAATATAACTTTGCCTGAGTCGGTGAAAACGACTATTGAATCAAAAATAAACGCTGAACAGGAAGCGCAAAAAATGACGTTTGTGCTTCAAAAGGAAAAACAGGAAGCAGAGCGCAAAAGAGTAGAAGCACAGGGAATAGCCGATTATCAGCGGATACTGAGTACTGGCTTGAGCGATAAATTGCTGCAGTACGAAATGATCAAAGCTATTGCTACTTCGCCAAATGCCAAGCTCATTTTTATGGATGCTAAAAAACCAGGTTCAGTTATTATTGATGGAAAGTAA
- a CDS encoding HlyC/CorC family transporter, with amino-acid sequence MVLLLIYLFLALIVSFLCSIMESVLLSTPQSFLIVKQENGNKWAKSFLHLKSNIDKPLSAILSLNTVAHTIGAAGVGAQAVKVFGEASFGIVSAVLTILILVITEIIPKTIGARYWRSLAKISDLVIKAMIFITYPLVVLSGLVTKMITSHKQQQTTSREEIAALTNIGADEGVFSSKEHKIIHNLLRLKNVKVAEIMTPRVVVAVADETLPLSDFLKNKDYLKFSRIPVYSENDENITGYVFRQTVFEKLAEDHHELKLNDIKREIVIVPNTIVLFTLWEKLLEKKEHIALIVDEYGGMDGIVTMEDIIETLLGLEIIDEKDTITDMQKFAKDRWKERQAKYNTLDKLNNPKVGSPD; translated from the coding sequence ATGGTATTATTACTTATTTACCTCTTTCTTGCACTCATCGTATCCTTCCTCTGTTCCATCATGGAATCCGTATTGCTTTCCACACCTCAATCTTTTCTTATTGTGAAGCAAGAAAACGGGAACAAATGGGCAAAATCATTCCTTCACCTTAAATCAAATATTGACAAACCACTTTCGGCCATTCTTTCATTAAATACAGTTGCTCATACCATCGGAGCGGCCGGAGTCGGAGCGCAGGCAGTTAAAGTATTTGGCGAAGCCTCTTTCGGTATTGTATCAGCCGTACTCACCATACTGATACTCGTAATCACGGAAATCATCCCCAAAACGATTGGGGCCAGGTATTGGAGGAGCCTGGCAAAAATTTCCGATCTGGTTATAAAAGCAATGATTTTCATTACTTATCCGTTGGTAGTCTTATCCGGGCTGGTCACCAAAATGATTACCTCCCATAAACAACAACAAACGACCAGCAGAGAAGAAATTGCTGCATTGACAAATATTGGCGCCGACGAAGGCGTTTTTTCAAGTAAAGAGCATAAAATCATTCATAATTTGCTCAGGCTTAAAAACGTAAAAGTGGCGGAAATCATGACACCACGGGTGGTAGTCGCCGTTGCAGATGAAACGCTTCCACTGAGCGATTTTCTAAAAAACAAGGACTATCTGAAGTTCTCACGCATTCCCGTATATTCCGAAAACGATGAGAACATTACAGGCTATGTTTTCAGACAAACAGTTTTTGAAAAGCTTGCCGAGGACCACCACGAATTAAAACTCAATGACATCAAGCGTGAAATTGTCATAGTTCCCAACACTATTGTTTTATTTACTTTATGGGAAAAACTTCTCGAAAAAAAAGAACACATTGCACTTATTGTTGATGAATATGGCGGTATGGATGGAATTGTTACAATGGAAGATATCATTGAAACCTTGCTTGGGCTGGAAATTATTGATGAAAAAGACACCATAACCGATATGCAGAAATTTGCGAAGGACAGATGGAAGGAAAGACAGGCCAAATACAATACACTGGACAAGCTCAACAATCCCAAAGTCGGATCACCCGATTGA
- a CDS encoding hemolysin III family protein, which yields MQKTKIYSQREEKANYLTHALGVIIAIAATIILVQKGLKADNGWAVLAYSIYGFGMFICMLSSTVYHYVQQAELKALLRHFDHGNIYVLIAASYSPLTLILLRNEGIWGWGLFFFIWLFAFIGIGLNFRKLKANNHLKTASYVLMGLSLFIAIKPLIDVAQTKNCLDVLYWLGAGGVFYIAGSFFYALARHEFVHAVFHVFVLLGLICHIIANYLIPL from the coding sequence ATGCAAAAAACTAAAATATATAGCCAACGCGAAGAAAAGGCTAATTACCTTACTCATGCTTTGGGCGTAATTATCGCCATAGCCGCAACAATTATATTGGTGCAAAAAGGCCTGAAGGCTGATAACGGGTGGGCAGTTCTGGCCTACTCCATCTACGGTTTTGGGATGTTTATCTGCATGCTGTCATCTACCGTTTACCATTATGTTCAACAAGCTGAATTAAAGGCTTTGCTGCGCCATTTTGATCATGGCAACATCTATGTGCTTATCGCAGCCAGTTACTCTCCACTTACCTTGATATTGCTCCGAAATGAAGGTATCTGGGGCTGGGGTCTTTTTTTCTTTATATGGCTATTTGCCTTTATAGGCATTGGCTTGAATTTTCGTAAACTCAAAGCCAACAACCATCTTAAAACAGCTTCGTATGTACTTATGGGCTTGTCCCTATTTATAGCCATCAAGCCACTGATTGATGTAGCGCAAACCAAAAATTGCCTCGATGTTTTATATTGGCTGGGAGCTGGAGGCGTGTTTTATATTGCAGGTTCATTCTTTTATGCACTGGCCCGGCATGAGTTTGTTCATGCAGTGTTCCATGTCTTTGTGCTATTGGGATTAATATGTCATATAATCGCAAACTACCTTATTCCGCTATAA